CTTCAGGTTCGCCTTGCCGTCGCGCAGGGACTTCACCTCGGTGCCGAGGAGCTGAATTCCTGCTTCGACGGTTTCTTCAATGCTGTAGTCATGGTAGGCCTTCTTGTTCTGGGAAACGATCTTCATCGGTCTTATTGTAGCATGGGAGGCAGACCTGTCGCCTCGCGATTGATTTTGTCTTCGCGATTATGCTAATGTAAAGGCCTCTTGGCGAGAAGGGAATTCTGAAAGGCTCTACAAGGAGGTCACATTGGCAGGTAAGTCAGCACCGAAAAAGAATCTATCGGCCCTGAAAAAGGTCCGTCAGTCAGAGAAAAACAGGCTCAGGAACAAGTCGGTTAAGACCGAGGTGAAGACCATCGTAAAGAAGGTTGAGGCCTCTGTTACGAGCAAGAACAGGGAAGAGCTCCAGATGGCCTTTGCAGAAGCAACTAAGGTCATCAACAAGGCAGCTTCAAAGGGAATTCTTCCCAAAAATACTGCATCAAGGAAGATATCACGCCTTGCCAAACTCGCCAATACCGCTCTCAAGCCTGAAGTAGCCTGATCAGCAGGTATTCCATCGGGTACGTCCCGCCTGAGGTCTTGATGCCGAGGTCTGCCTCGTTCAAAAGACCGAAGATCTTGTCGTAATACGCCGAGTGGTCCTTGTCCCGGGAAGAGATCCGGCTGAAGTGCCAGTTGATCGCCCCGAGAAGGCCGTAGGAGTCGGCAGTGTCCTGGAGTGCCCTGGCTATCCTGAAGACCCTTGCAGCGTCTCTCTGCTTTATGGCATCGACGAGGTCAAAGACGCTGTAATCGCTGAACCCGCTCACGATCCCCATAATGTCTTCCCTGTCGACGTGGTCCTTTCCGATGAGAACGAATTTCTCCAGATCCGCTGAGATGAGACCGACATCGGGTCCGACAACACCCAGCAGATACTCAACAGCGCCGTTGCTGAGCGTAAAACCCTTCTGCCGGGCCTTCTCCCTGATCCAGAGCGGGAAATCCTGCTGCCGCATGTCAAGAGAAACAGCCTTGACCTTGCGGAGAAACTCCTTGAAGTGGGCCTTGAGGTTTCCCCTGTGCAGAAGGATCAGCACGGAAAAGGGCGAAGGGTTTGCAACGTACGCTTCAAGCTGCTCCATCTCTTTCTTCTTTGCGAACTCCTGGATGTTCTCGATGACGACAATCTTTCGCCCCCTCATAAAGGGGATGGTGTTCAAGACATCGGCGACCTGTTCGAACGAGGGTTTTTCATCAATGCCGCCGAGATCAAAGACAGAAAGGCCGAAACTCCTTTCTCCCTCAGGAATGGTCATCGAAGCGAGCACAGAGGCCTCCCTGAGGAGATAGGACTCCTCGGAGTACAGGAAATACACGGGCGACTTCAGGCCCTTCTCCACTTCCTGAATGAACTGTTTCATGCTCATTGGTATATCACCGACGCGACGATCTCCCTCGCAAAATCTCTCATTGCCCTGTCAATGGCCAGTTCCTTCTGGGCCATGACGTCCTCAAGGTTCCCGGTGCTCAGGAAAGAGACGATGAATGCCCCGCTGCTCCTCAAGGGTCGTGTCTTTCCCGATGCGTCAGTCAGCCTGAAATTACCCTTTATGTCCACCTCGTATTGAGCCGCCACGCCGCCTTTCTCCGAAAGCACCCTCAAGTCATAGGCGGTGATGGTGCCATCTATGGTGTGATCTGCCGTCTTCTCAAAGATGAAACCGTTTCTCAGCAGCTCTTCGACGAGGGCTACCTGCATCTTGTCCTCAAGCTTCGGCTCAAGGGTCTTGTTTATGATCTTCCCGATACTGATGGATTGGAAAGGAAGGTTTGCCCTGCCATGGATGGTATACCCGCAACCGGAGAGCAGGAGAGCGCAGAACAGGGGAAAAAGAACAGAGACGGAAGAGGGCATCCAACCCATGCCCTTCTTACGCTGCCGTGATCTTTCGTCCTCCTCCATGTCCTCATTCCCCGACATCTTTATACCACGATATTGACCAGCCGCCCCTTGACAACGAATATCTTTCTAAGGGTCTTACCAGCCAG
This window of the Thermodesulfovibrionales bacterium genome carries:
- the rpsT gene encoding 30S ribosomal protein S20, which codes for MAGKSAPKKNLSALKKVRQSEKNRLRNKSVKTEVKTIVKKVEASVTSKNREELQMAFAEATKVINKAASKGILPKNTASRKISRLAKLANTALKPEVA
- the holA gene encoding DNA polymerase III subunit delta, translated to MKQFIQEVEKGLKSPVYFLYSEESYLLREASVLASMTIPEGERSFGLSVFDLGGIDEKPSFEQVADVLNTIPFMRGRKIVVIENIQEFAKKKEMEQLEAYVANPSPFSVLILLHRGNLKAHFKEFLRKVKAVSLDMRQQDFPLWIREKARQKGFTLSNGAVEYLLGVVGPDVGLISADLEKFVLIGKDHVDREDIMGIVSGFSDYSVFDLVDAIKQRDAARVFRIARALQDTADSYGLLGAINWHFSRISSRDKDHSAYYDKIFGLLNEADLGIKTSGGTYPMEYLLIRLLQA
- the lptE gene encoding LPS assembly lipoprotein LptE, whose translation is MEEDERSRQRKKGMGWMPSSVSVLFPLFCALLLSGCGYTIHGRANLPFQSISIGKIINKTLEPKLEDKMQVALVEELLRNGFIFEKTADHTIDGTITAYDLRVLSEKGGVAAQYEVDIKGNFRLTDASGKTRPLRSSGAFIVSFLSTGNLEDVMAQKELAIDRAMRDFAREIVASVIYQ